In Stomoxys calcitrans chromosome 2, idStoCalc2.1, whole genome shotgun sequence, the following proteins share a genomic window:
- the LOC106091188 gene encoding E3 UFM1-protein ligase 1 homolog, giving the protein MTSDWDEVKRLAADFQKAQLTSTLQKLSEHNCVEIVTLLLEKKLLEVIFTNDGKEYITPDHLEKEVQDELYVNGGRVNLVEVSKNLNVDLTRIEDVAKKIAAETPSIHFILGQLIDEDYITYIAQEINEKLSQRGEISVNDLTEQFDLPSDFLQKDVLEKHLGKIIKGRQDPSNPRVFFTQAYLQRCKAKIRGALAAITRPTNVSVILQQTNIQQKIFHTLVDEISPAGQVTSKLANAQYIPHIYAKMQSDWVNNFYRQNGFLEYDAIQKLGITNAKQFINKQFPDEELMYLKRCAVSSKLIELTVLPALSAAKQFIDLSSLLPSNMSSSDREELFEAIMSQHSSVLANFVLIGSNSGSSVVFTPQYLEELTQPCRELACAKAKSSVDSGSYQQYIATKQISSKSGQRRGDDDDDDKLDKRDERRKKAASGKAGGGAQGRETKTKSTKKHPRGGKKGGKNEFDSDDEDMGTTANSSSSKKQYELITIADLVKVLDKETSALGIDELNEDIAGMYHEQLNQLALAKAQELYEITLQKSAAGSGQSHAAVQEKINTLLVDLRLYEKGLKLFPANAQQDLMKYLLKSLGNDISNELILYVANECQIEVKNPNLNVDQRNKLAQECGGDYKPVLLELNKALNKTIDEFVLATENALKICSMIVKKVDKKKDRQLIIQHREKLLEQLQQCSEPALILHLTTLVLFTTITGYILHASGKFVSQILAFINSSMTDEHNKLLTKYHDLVISVLRLANDSAEYTTATAELTDLEPKIKQLASSFEKPGVSKSE; this is encoded by the exons ATGACATCGGATTGGGATGAAGTTAAACGTTTGGCAGCAGATTTTCAAAAAGCTCAGCTAACATCCACACTTCAGAA ATTATCCGAACATAATTGCGTAGAAATTGTTACTCTTCTGTTGGagaaaaagttgttggaagttattttTACCAATGATGGTAAAGAGTACATAACACCGGATCATTTGGAGAAGGAAGTGCAGGATGAGTTGTATGTTAATGGGGGTAGAGTTAATCTGGTGGAAGTCAGCAAGAACTTAAATGTGGATTTGACTAGG atcgAAGATGTTGCCAAGAAAATTGCTGCGGAAACCCCCAGTATCCATTTTATATTGGGCCAATTGATTGATGAGGATTACATTACCTATATAGCCCAGGAAATCAATGAAAAGCTCAGCCAAAGAGGAGAGATCTCAGTCAACGATTTAACCGAACAGTTTGATCTTCCTTCGGACTTTTTACAAAAAGATGTTTTAGAAAAACATTTGGGTAAAATTATCAAGGGCCGCCAAGATCCCTCAAATCCCAGGGTCTTCTTTACCCAGGCCTATCTACAGAGATGTAAGGCAAAAATACGTGGTGCCTTGGCAGCCATCACCAGGCCCACCAATGTTTCGGTGATCTTGCAACAAACCAATATACAACAGAAGATATTCCATACGCTGGTGGATGAAATAAGTCCAGCCGGCCAGGTCACCTCTAAGCTGGCCAACGCACAGTATATACCGCATATTTATGCCAAAATGCAATCGGATTGGGTTAATAACTTCTATCGACAGAATGGCTTTCTGGAATATGATGCCATACAAAAACTGGGCATTACCAATGCCAAACAGTTTATCAACAAACAATTTCCCGATGAAGAGTTGATGTATCTGAAACGTTGTGCTGTAAGTTCAAAACTGATTGAATTGACGGTGTTGCCTGCTTTGTCAGCTGCCAAGCAATTTATAGACTTGTCCTCACTGTTGCCCTCGAATATGTCGTCCTCGGACCGGGAAGAACTGTTTGAGGCCATTATGAGCCAACACAGTTCAGTGTTGGCTAACTTTGTACTGATTGGTTCTAATTCGGGGTCTTCTGTGGTCTTTACTCCACAATATTTGGAGGAACTTACCCAACCTTGCCGTGAATTGGCTTGTGCCAAAGCAAAGAGTTCTGTAGACAGTGGAAGTTATCAGCAATATATAGCCACCAAGCAAATATCTAGTAAATCAGGTCAACGAAGAGgagacgatgatgatgacgataagCTGGATAAACGTGATGAACGACGCAAGAAAGCCGCCTCCGGCAAAGCAGGTGGGGGAGCTCAAGGGCGGGAGACAAAAACCAAATCCACAAAGAAGCATCCTCGTGGAGGCAAAAAGGGAGgaaagaatgaatttgatagTGATGACGAGGATATGGGAACAACTGCAAATAGCAGCAGTTCTAAGAAACAGTACGAACTGATAACCATAGCAGATCTGGTAAAGGTTTTGGATAAGGAAACCTCTGCCTTGGGTATAGATGAATTGAATGAAGACATTGCGGGCATGTATCACGA GCAACTTAATCAATTGGCTTTGGCCAAAGCTCAAGAGTTGTATGAAATCACCCTGCAGAAAAGTGCCGCCGGCAGTGGACAATCTCATGCCGCTGTACAAGAGAAAATCAATACTTTATTGGTGGATTTGAGATTATACGAAAAGGGACTAAAG CTCTTCCCAGCCAATGCTCAACAAGACTTGATGAAATATCTACTCAAATCCTTGGGCAATGATATTAGCAATGAACTAATACTCTATGTGGCAAATGAATGCCAAATTGAGGTGAAGAATCCCAATTTGAATGTTGATCAACGCAACAAATTGGCTCAAGAATGTG GTGGAGATTACAAACCCGTTCTCTTGGAACTCAATAAGGCTTTGAACAAAACCATAGACGAATTTGTTTTGGCCACCGAAAATGCCCTCAAAATATGCAGCATGATTGTTAAGAAAGTCGACAAGAAAAAGGATCGCCAATTAATAATACAACATCGCGAAAAATTGCTAGAACAATTGCAACAATGCTCAGAGCCGGCCTTAATACTGCATTTAACCACATTGGTCTTGTTCACCACCATTACAGGATACATTTTACATGCTAGCGGTAAATTTGTCTCACAAATTCTGGCATTTATCAATTCCTCAATGACTGATGAGCATAATAAGCTTTTGACGAAATATCATG atttggttataagcGTCCTACGTTTAGCTAACGACTCTGCTGAATACACTACGGCTACCGCTGAATTGACAGATTTGGAACCTAAAATCAAACAACTGGCTTCTTCGTTCGAGAAACCAGGTGTTTCGAAATCCGAATAA